From Heteronotia binoei isolate CCM8104 ecotype False Entrance Well unplaced genomic scaffold, APGP_CSIRO_Hbin_v1 ptg000532l, whole genome shotgun sequence, a single genomic window includes:
- the LOC132590665 gene encoding carbohydrate sulfotransferase 7-like — MKSRRRWRWRWQHRRFALGLALYTLLLLLLVSYMLDYGARRGRAGEELLLPRRCPSLEEALGEWSWEEQQQQPPPPEEASQWAAGPGGNRTGSEAAAPGSRAGGKRHIYLHATWRTGSSFLGELFNQHPDVFYLYEPMWHLWQALYPGDALSLQGALRDMVLSLFRCDFSVLRLYAAPPAPRDPLAPFAFPSAGKASNLSTASIFGWRTNKVICSAPLCPDAPWARAEVGLIDGAACERSCPPRALRDLEAECRKYPVVVIKDVRLLELGALLPLLRDPELDLRVVQLFRDPRAVHNSRLKAKQALLRESIQVLRSRHRAEPRGLPRRQLLPPPVAAAILPGGGGAMRAQQQHRAEFFLGGALEVICQAWLRDLLFSRRAPAWLRARYTQLRYEDLVREPRTQLRRLLRFADLPAPPALESFVVNMTRGTAYSSERPFLISARDAREAIHAWRERLSREQVRQVEDACGEAMDLLSYPLSGEDGDQLQEGARGRPSALTQVNKPAADT, encoded by the coding sequence ATGAAGAGCCGGCGGCGGTGGAGGTGGCGCTGGCAGCACCGGCGCTTCGCCCTGGGCTTGGCGCTCTACAcgctgctgctcctgctgctggtCTCCTACATGCTGGACTACGGAGCCAGGAGGGGGCGCGCGGGCGAGGAGTTGCTGCTGCCCCGCCGCTGCCCCAGCCTCGAGGAGGCGCTAGGCGAGTGGAGCtgggaagagcagcagcagcagcccccgcCGCCGGAAGAAGCCTCCCAGTGGGCGGCTGGGCCCGGAGGGAACCGCACGGGGAGCGAGGCCGCCGCCCCAGGAAGCCGGGCTGGCGGGAAGCGGCATATTTACTTGCACGCCACTTGGCGCACGGGCTCGTCTTTCCTGGGCGAGCTCTTCAACCAACACCCGGACGTCTTCTACCTGTATGAGCCCATGTGGCACCTGTGGCAGGCGCTCTACCCGGGCGACGCGCTCAGCCTGCAGGGCGCCCTGCGGGACATGGTCCTCTCGCTTTTCCGCTGCGACTTCTCTGTGCTGCGCCTTTACGCGGCGCCTCCGGCCCCCCGCGACCCGCTCGCGCCTTTCGCGTTCCCCTCGGCGGGCAAGGCAAGCAACCTGAGCACGGCCAGCATCTTCGGCTGGCGGACGAACAAAGTGATCTGCTCGGCGCCGCTGTGCCCCGACGCGCCCTGGGCTCGGGCTGAGGTGGGCCTCATCGACGGCGCCGCCTGCGAGCGGAGCTGCCCGCCGAGGGCGCTGCGGGACCTGGAGGCCGAGTGCCGCAAGTACCCGGTGGTGGTGATCAAGGACGTGCGGCTGCTGGAACTGGGCGCGCTCCTGCCTCTGCTACGCGACCCGGAGCTGGACTTGCGCGTAGTCCAGCTCTTCCGCGACCCCCGCGCCGTCCACAACTCCCGCCTCAAGGCCAAGCAGGCGCTGCTCCGGGAGAGCATCCAGGTGCTGCGGAGCAGGCACCGCGCCGAGCCCCGGGGACTCCCCCGACGGCAGCTCCTGCCGCCCCCTGTCGCCGCGGCCATTCTGCCCGGGGGTGGCGGCGCGATGCGGGCGCAGCAGCAACACCGAGCCGAGTTCTTCCTGGGCGGCGCCCTCGAGGTGATCTGCCAGGCCTGGTTGCGCGACTTGCTCTTCTCCCGGCGCGCCCCGGCCTGGCTGCGCGCTCGCTACACGCAGCTGCGCTACGAGGACCTGGTGCGGGAGCCGCGCACCCAGTTGCGTCGCCTGTTGCGCTTCGCCGACCTCCCGGCGCCGCCCGCCCTGGAGAGCTTCGTGGTCAATATGACCCGCGGCACCGCCTATTCCTCCGAGCGGCCCTTCCTCATCTCCGCCCGCGACGCGCGAGAAGCCATCCACGCTTGGCGGGAGCGGCTGAGCCGCGAACAGGTCCGCCAAGTGGAGGACGCCTGCGGCGAGGCCATGGACCTCCTCTCTTACCCGCTTAGCGGCGAGGACGGCGATCAACTGCAAGAAGGCGCCAGGGGGCGCCCAAGCGCCCTCACCCAG